The following proteins are encoded in a genomic region of Triticum dicoccoides isolate Atlit2015 ecotype Zavitan chromosome 1B, WEW_v2.0, whole genome shotgun sequence:
- the LOC119315782 gene encoding tubulin-folding cofactor E-like isoform X2 — protein sequence MAAAGGFRLGQRVHAAGDPRRAGTVRYLGPVDGHAGDWVGVDWDGGAGGRHDGSLAGRRYFAAAGDRSASFARPSALSAGIPLPDALRLRYRVDDFTKEEQDEMYVFSTSQKRVSVELVGTNKVRDKLNNFDELLCASVSFMGVSSAGSPEELQGLVPNLRQLDLTGNLISQWQDIFSLCQALPSLEVLDLTNNTMENDFVESPLLKNIRVLVLNNCGVTWGLIEKLKVPFACLTDLHLIWNKLNIITTPVGKFVQGFDKLRLLNLEDNHIVSWDEMVKLSYLRSLEQLHLNKNKIKHVRYPSNLPSSGPPAFEKLQVLLLGSNEIEDFPSVDSLNLFPSLMDVRISDNPIADPAKGGAPRFVLVARLGNVKILNGSEVSARERREAEIRYIRLVMGKAESNEPELLKQLHPRFAELKAFHGIEDEKPTSRTSGPQKMASGLISITLKCVGPSMGEKQPLTKKLPPATTVGKLKSLCESFFKLKDIKLRLFLEEEGCPLPQLLEEETASLVELGIGTGATIIVDEES from the exons ATGGCCGCCGCCGGCGGGTTCCGGCTGGGCCAGCGCGTGCACGCGGCGGGCGACCCGCGCCGCGCCGGCACCGTGCGCTACCTGGGCCCCGTCGACGGCCACGCCGGCGACTGGGTGGGCGTCGACTGggacggcggcgccggcggccgccACGACggctccctcgccggccgccgctaCTTCGCCGCCGCGGGCGACCGCTCCGCCTCCTTCGCGCGCCCCTCCGCGCTCAGCGCCGGGATCCCGCTCCCCGACGCCCTCCGCCTCCGCTACCGCGTCGACGACTTCACCAAGGAGGAACAAG ATGAAATGTACGTGTTCTCGACGAGCCAGAAGCGCGTGTCGGTGGAGCTGGTCGGGACGAACAAGGTCCGGGACAAGCTCAACAACTTTGATGAGCTGCTGTGTGCGTCTGTTTCCTTTATGGGAGTAAGCTCGGCCGGATCGCCGGAGGAACTGCAGGGGTTGGTTCCAA atctCAGGCAACTTGATTTAACCGGGAATCTCATTTCTCAGTGGCAA gatatatTCTCTCTGTGTCAAGCTCTGCCATCTCTGGAAGTTCTTGATTTGACAAACAATACCATGGAGAATGACTTTGTAGAAAGTCCATTGCTGAAGAATATTCGTGTTCTGGTTCTCAACAACTGTGGTGTAACCTGGGGACTG ATTGAAAAGCTTAAAGTTCCATTTGCATGTCTCACTGACCTCCACCTAATATGGAACAAGCTGAACATAATCACG ACCCCAGTTGGAAAATTTGTGCAAGGTTTCGATAAATTGCGGCTCTTAAATTTGGAAGACAATCACATTGTTTCATGGGATGAAATGGTAAAACTTTCTTATTTAAGAAG CTTGGAACAGCTCCATTTGAACAAGAACAAGATAAAGCATGTAAGATACCCATCTAATCTTCCATCATCAGGGCCTCCGGCGTTCGAAAAATTACAAGTCCTTTTATTAG GATCTAATGAAATAGAAGACTTTCCTTCTGTCGATTCACTTAACCTCTTCCCAAGTTTAATG GACGTCAGGATTTCTGATAATCCTATAGCTGATCCTGCCAAGGGAGGCGCTCCTCGATTTGTGCTTGTTGCTCGACTAGGAAATGTTAAGATACTAAATGGCAGTGAG GTAAGTGCACGTGAACGGAGGGAAGCAGAAATACG ATACATTCGCCTTGTTATGGGAAAAGCAGAATCAAATGAACCAGAACTGCTCAAACAGCTACACCCTAG GTTTGCTGAACTGAAGGCCTTTCATGGCATTGAAGATGAGAAGCCAACTTCAAGGACCTCAGGCCCACAAAAGATGGCTTCTGGGCTTATAA GTATCACCTTGAAATGTGTGGGGCCATCCATGGGTGAGAAGCAACCATTGACAAAGAAACTGCCTCCTGCAACTACT GTTGGGAAGCTGAAATCATTGTGCGAGAGCTTCTTTAAACTGAAGGACATCAAACTGAGATTGTTTCTTGAGGAAGAG GGATGCCCACTACCACAACTACTGGAAGAAGAGACGGCTTCGCTCGTGGAGCTTGGTATAGGCACGGGAGCAACCATTATTGTCGATGAAGAAAGCTAG
- the LOC119315782 gene encoding tubulin-folding cofactor E-like isoform X1: MAAAGGFRLGQRVHAAGDPRRAGTVRYLGPVDGHAGDWVGVDWDGGAGGRHDGSLAGRRYFAAAGDRSASFARPSALSAGIPLPDALRLRYRVDDFTKEEQDEMYVFSTSQKRVSVELVGTNKVRDKLNNFDELLCASVSFMGVSSAGSPEELQGLVPNLRQLDLTGNLISQWQDIFSLCQALPSLEVLDLTNNTMENDFVESPLLKNIRVLVLNNCGVTWGLIEKLKVPFACLTDLHLIWNKLNIITTPVGKFVQGFDKLRLLNLEDNHIVSWDEMVKLSYLRSLEQLHLNKNKIKHVRYPSNLPSSGPPAFEKLQVLLLGSNEIEDFPSVDSLNLFPSLMDVRISDNPIADPAKGGAPRFVLVARLGNVKILNGSEVSARERREAEIRYIRLVMGKAESNEPELLKQLHPRFAELKAFHGIEDEKPTSRTSGPQKMASGLISITLKCVGPSMGEKQPLTKKLPPATTVGKLKSLCESFFKLKDIKLRLFLEEEQGCPLPQLLEEETASLVELGIGTGATIIVDEES; this comes from the exons ATGGCCGCCGCCGGCGGGTTCCGGCTGGGCCAGCGCGTGCACGCGGCGGGCGACCCGCGCCGCGCCGGCACCGTGCGCTACCTGGGCCCCGTCGACGGCCACGCCGGCGACTGGGTGGGCGTCGACTGggacggcggcgccggcggccgccACGACggctccctcgccggccgccgctaCTTCGCCGCCGCGGGCGACCGCTCCGCCTCCTTCGCGCGCCCCTCCGCGCTCAGCGCCGGGATCCCGCTCCCCGACGCCCTCCGCCTCCGCTACCGCGTCGACGACTTCACCAAGGAGGAACAAG ATGAAATGTACGTGTTCTCGACGAGCCAGAAGCGCGTGTCGGTGGAGCTGGTCGGGACGAACAAGGTCCGGGACAAGCTCAACAACTTTGATGAGCTGCTGTGTGCGTCTGTTTCCTTTATGGGAGTAAGCTCGGCCGGATCGCCGGAGGAACTGCAGGGGTTGGTTCCAA atctCAGGCAACTTGATTTAACCGGGAATCTCATTTCTCAGTGGCAA gatatatTCTCTCTGTGTCAAGCTCTGCCATCTCTGGAAGTTCTTGATTTGACAAACAATACCATGGAGAATGACTTTGTAGAAAGTCCATTGCTGAAGAATATTCGTGTTCTGGTTCTCAACAACTGTGGTGTAACCTGGGGACTG ATTGAAAAGCTTAAAGTTCCATTTGCATGTCTCACTGACCTCCACCTAATATGGAACAAGCTGAACATAATCACG ACCCCAGTTGGAAAATTTGTGCAAGGTTTCGATAAATTGCGGCTCTTAAATTTGGAAGACAATCACATTGTTTCATGGGATGAAATGGTAAAACTTTCTTATTTAAGAAG CTTGGAACAGCTCCATTTGAACAAGAACAAGATAAAGCATGTAAGATACCCATCTAATCTTCCATCATCAGGGCCTCCGGCGTTCGAAAAATTACAAGTCCTTTTATTAG GATCTAATGAAATAGAAGACTTTCCTTCTGTCGATTCACTTAACCTCTTCCCAAGTTTAATG GACGTCAGGATTTCTGATAATCCTATAGCTGATCCTGCCAAGGGAGGCGCTCCTCGATTTGTGCTTGTTGCTCGACTAGGAAATGTTAAGATACTAAATGGCAGTGAG GTAAGTGCACGTGAACGGAGGGAAGCAGAAATACG ATACATTCGCCTTGTTATGGGAAAAGCAGAATCAAATGAACCAGAACTGCTCAAACAGCTACACCCTAG GTTTGCTGAACTGAAGGCCTTTCATGGCATTGAAGATGAGAAGCCAACTTCAAGGACCTCAGGCCCACAAAAGATGGCTTCTGGGCTTATAA GTATCACCTTGAAATGTGTGGGGCCATCCATGGGTGAGAAGCAACCATTGACAAAGAAACTGCCTCCTGCAACTACT GTTGGGAAGCTGAAATCATTGTGCGAGAGCTTCTTTAAACTGAAGGACATCAAACTGAGATTGTTTCTTGAGGAAGAG CAGGGATGCCCACTACCACAACTACTGGAAGAAGAGACGGCTTCGCTCGTGGAGCTTGGTATAGGCACGGGAGCAACCATTATTGTCGATGAAGAAAGCTAG
- the LOC119315799 gene encoding protein PHOTOSYSTEM I ASSEMBLY 2, chloroplastic-like — translation MEPASASLVSLRASAATNHSCFSCRQRATPKTRTLPAMASKPGAKLVAAGCKTCKGKGAVECEGCKGTGRNKKNGNIFERWKCFDCQGFGMRKCPTCGKGGLTPEQRGER, via the exons atggAGCCTGCCAGTGCTAGCTTGGTCTCCCTGAGGGCATCCGCCGCCACGAACCACAGCTGCTTCTCGTGTCGGCAGCGAGCGACGCCAAAGACCAGGACGCTTCCGGCCATGGCGTCAAAGCCTGGGGCGAAACTG GTAGCTGCAGGCTGCAAGACATGCAAGGGGAAGGGTGCAGTGGAATGTGAAGGCTGCAAG GGGACTGGCAGGAACAAGAAGAACGGCAACATCTTCGAGAGATGGAA GTGCTTCGATTGCCAGGGTTTTGGGATGAGGAAGTGCCCCACCTGTGGCAAGGGAGGCCTCACGCCTGAGCAGAGAGGGGAGAGATAG
- the LOC119315810 gene encoding ras-related protein RIC1-like — protein sequence MSASEYDYLFKLLLIGDSSVGKSCLLLRFADDAYVDTYISTIGVDFKIRTVELDGKSVKLQIWDTAGQERFRTITSSYYRGAHGIIIVYDVTDRESFNNVKQWLSEIDRYASDSVCKLLVGNKCDLVDSKVVDTEEAKAFAESLGMNFLETSAKEAINVETAFLTMSSEIKNKMASQPAVERKSTVHVHMKGQPIQQQNSSCCSS from the exons ATGAGCGCCTCCGAGTA CGACTACCTCTTCAAGCTGCTCCTCATCGGCGACTCCTCCGTCGGCAAGTCCTGCCTCCTCCTCCGCTTCGCC GACGACGCGTACGTCGACACCTACATCAGCACCATCGGCGTCGATTTC AAAATCCGGACCGTCGAGCTCGATGGCAAGTCGGTGAAGCTGCAGATT TGGGACACAGCAGGCCAAGAAAGGTTCAGGACAATAACAAGCAGTTACTACCGGGGAGCGCATGGAATCATT ATCGTATATGACGTGACAGATAGGGAAAGCTTCAACAATGTCAAGCAGTGGTTGAGTGAGATTGATAGGTATGCCAGTGACAGTGTGTGCAAGCTTCTAGTGGGGAACAAATGTGATTTGGTTGACAGTAAGGTCGTCGATACAGAGGAGGCCAAG GCTTTTGCAGAATCGTTGGGAATGAATTTTCTTGAGACAAGTGCAAAGGAAGCCATCAATGTGGAGACAGCTTTCTTAACCATGTCATCAGAAATCAAGAACAA GATGGCGAGCCAACCTGCGGTGGAGAGGAAATCGACGGTCCATGTTCACATGAAAGGGCAGCCCATACAGCAGCAGAACAGCAGCTGCTGCTCCTCATAA